One Gemmatimonadota bacterium genomic window, AGCGAGGTTATTCGGGAGCTAAACGAGGTGCGAAAATATGTGTACCCACTAAATACAGAGAAATTCTCAGCACGTCCACTGAAGGTGGTATCGGTGCAGGTTGAGATCGCTTCTGAAGATCCGATCAAGAATGTGTATTCGCCTTCGCACCCCATTGAGGTTCAGCGGACAGACGACCACCATGTGACGGTGGTGTATTCGGACGAAGAGACCACGCCTAACACGGACTTTGTGCTCTATTACAGTGTGTCTCGGGATGACGTAGGAATTAATGCTTTGACGTACCGAGAGGCGGGACAGGACGGATTTTATATGCTTCTCGCAGCGCCCCGCGTGGAGGTGCAGGCGGATCAGGCTGCAAAAAAACGGATTGCGCTTGTGCTGGACCGATCGGGCAGTATGAGGGGTGAAAAGATGGCACAGGCCCGGGAGGCTATGAAGTTTGTGCTGCGCAATCTGAATTCACAGGATGTGTTTAATATTTTTGATTATAGCACTCTGTCCGCGTCCTTTACTCCGGATATGCTGCCGGCAACCTCTGAAAATACTTCGACTGCAATTGCTTATGTGAATATGCTGGAGGCGGGTGGCGGTACCAATATTCACGAGGCGCTGGTAGCGGCACTGAATCAGCTTAAGGGCGACGATTACCTGAATATGGTGCTGTTTATGACGGACGGAATCGCAACCGTTGGGGTGACGGAGAATGAAGAAATCCTGAAAGAGGTGCAGACCCGCAATGCCCTGGCGGCGCGGATATTTGCATTTGGAGTGGGTTTTGACGTGAACACACACCTTTTGGATTTGCTGGGTAGCCAGAACCGAGGCACGTCAGCTTATGTCAAACCGGGAGAGGATATTGAGGCAGAGGTGTCGGCATTTTACACGCAGGTTAGCCATCCAGTGCTTTCGGAACTGAAGTTGACGTATGATGGGATATCCATAAGCGATATGTATCCACGGGTACTGCCGGATCTGTTCAAGGGGTCACAGATTGTTCAGTTTGGGCGGTATGCAGGCAGTGGGACAGCGCCTATCGAGCTCACGGGCACGACCAATGGAGAAAGGATGACCTTCTCTCGTCAAGTGGAGTTTCCCGGGGAGGCAGCAGAACACAACTTTCTTCCCCGGCTGTGGGCAACGCGAAAGATCGGCTTTTTGTTGAATCAAATCCGGTTGAATGGAGAGGTGAAGGAACTGGTTGAAGAAATTGTGAGCCTGAGTCGCACGTATGGCATTATTACGCCCTATACGTCTTTTTTGATTGTGGAGGATACGCCTCCGGGACCGTTTGCGCTTCCAACCGGATTTGCAGATCAGCAAGGGGCGGATGCAGTGGCCGCGTCCGAAGCTACACGTGACATGGCCAGGGCTGTGGCAGCACCCTCACCCAACGTGGTTTCCCGAGAAGGCGGCGTGCGTACGGTGGGCACAAAAACGTTTTATTTGAGAGATGGCGTATGGAAAGATGCGGGTTATACCGAGGGGGAACCGGTTATTGAGTATCGGTTTGGCAGCAACCGGTATTTTAAGTTGCTGGATCAGTTTCCGGATATGGGACCTTACCTCGCGCTGGGTACGGACGTGATCGTCAAAAACCGCGGGGTTGTCTATCGGATTTGGGAACGGATAAATAGTCTGGACAAACACAGGATTGATTTTAGCGGCGATGGGCGTGTGGATTTCAGTGATTTTTTGCTCTTTGCCCAGGGGTATAGAAAGGCGGAAGGCGAATCGGGTTATAACGCTGCATATGATCTGGATGGGAGTAAATACGTTGATTTTCAAGATTTTATGATTTTTTCGTCGCTGTACGGGATGCAATAAAGCTTTGCGACAGATGGAAGGCACAGAGAAGAGACCGATCTGTGCATCGGCAGAATGGTTATTATCTGAAATCCTGTGAATAACAGGGCAAAATCAGCACCTCACTTTACACAAGGAGATTCTCCAATGAACGCACTTTCTTTTCATCGGCCGATAACTACAACCCTTCTCACGCTTTCAATCACGATCCTGGCAATCCTCTTCCCGTCCCGTGTAACCTCCCAACTCATCGGGATTAAGTCGGTCCCCGTCGCGACGGGAGACCAGTTCCTGATCTATCCCTCGGCGAATCTGGCACTCGGGGGCGTATCGATCGCGATGAACGACCTCCTCCTCGATCCTTTCTCCAATCCGGCGAAGGGCGCGCGACTCGAGGAGACACTGATTGTGGGCTCTCCGACCTTCTATTTGATCTCCGACCACAATGGTGCAGGGCGCACAATTCCAATCACCTTTCTCACGGGATCGGACAACTGGTTCGGGGGCGGCTCCTTCGCGCTCCAACAGCTCATTGCCGCAGACCGCTGGAATTGGTGGGGTCCGAACACCGGGCAGCTGCTGCGCGACCACTCGGCCAGGAACCTCTATTTACACGGATTCTTCGGACGGATGCTCGGAGAGAGCGGGTTCTCCTTCGGCGGAAGCCTCTCCTGGGCCGGACTGGGTGCCCTCGATGGCGTCGAGCACCTTTACGCCTTCAGCGAACGGATCGAACAAGATGGCCATAGTGTGGATCTGCGCCTCGGTCTCCTCGGCGAATGGGAGAGCGGACGGTCTTTTGAGGTACTCCTTCTCCACAACCGCTTCGACATGACGCACGAGGTTCACTATCTGGATTGGATCTGGCAACAGGATTGGGAAATCGGAGAGGAAGTGCCGCGCATGGAACGAAATCTCGACCAGACGAACACGTCGGGTCTCCATTTGGGCTTCACCCAGCCCCTGACCAGGAGTGGATGGCGCTTCGGAGCCGCGACGACCGTAAACCGGAAGTCGCATCCCAAGATCCCGAACTACGAGATCCAGAACATTCCCCGGGATCCGGGCGATTCCTGGGCGTATAACTTTGGCGTGGGTATTGCCAAGACCGGAGAGAGGGCGACCTATGGAATCGACCTCGTCCTGGAGCCGATCTCGAGCTACACGTGGGCCGATGCCGCGAGCGACACGGTCGGATCCACCGGCAATCTGGTCCGAGCGGGTGAGAAGACGGTAGAGAACGAGTTCTCCTTCTTGAACGCCAGAATCCGGATGGGCATTGGGCACAACTTCGGCTGGGGCGGGTTCCAACTCGGTCTGCAGATGCGCTCCATACGGTACGACCTGACCCAAACCAGCCACATCAAAGGCTCGACACGGAACCAGAGGGAGAGCTGGATGGAATGGACCCCGAGTTGGGGGCTACACTTCGGCCTGGCCGAGTTTGATCTCCGCTACAGGGGGCGGCTGATCACAGGAACGGGCCGACCGGGAGTGGCAATGACCGGCATGGCGGAGCTTGCTGCGGACGCCGACTTCCTCCCCGCGCCCGAAGGTCCATTGACTTTACGGGATGCCTGGGTAATGACCCACCAAATCTCGGTGTCGATGCCAATTCGGTAGGTCGGTTCGGAACCCATCCGGCAGATCAAACGTTGACAAAACAGGCCCTGTGATGCCATATTACGGGCATGGGGAGGAAGGTGCATCTGGATGCAGAATCCGGAGTATTTTTGATGGTTTCGCGAGCAGGCAAAAGGTTACCGTCTCAACACAGGGGCCGCATTGGCCGCAGGCTGGTTGTGACATTTGTTGTTTTCGTATTCCTTGTGGTCGGTAGCACGGGTTGGATATTGTATCACCTCACACGCAATAGCCTCGAGCGCCAGATGAGCGACCAACTGCTTGCTATCGCGCAACTTTCGGCGGCGGGTATTGATGGAGATGCGGTGCG contains:
- a CDS encoding VWA domain-containing protein → MLRFVMAVLFSLMPGAALADGIIIPEPWVELAIARHLVKVRIQDQAVVTEIDQSFLNLGRAGEVEGTYMFPIPERAAISAFSMFVDGKALAAELLPADEARRIYTEIVRQRIDPALLEYAGRGAYRARIFPIVAEVEKRVQLSYSEVIRELNEVRKYVYPLNTEKFSARPLKVVSVQVEIASEDPIKNVYSPSHPIEVQRTDDHHVTVVYSDEETTPNTDFVLYYSVSRDDVGINALTYREAGQDGFYMLLAAPRVEVQADQAAKKRIALVLDRSGSMRGEKMAQAREAMKFVLRNLNSQDVFNIFDYSTLSASFTPDMLPATSENTSTAIAYVNMLEAGGGTNIHEALVAALNQLKGDDYLNMVLFMTDGIATVGVTENEEILKEVQTRNALAARIFAFGVGFDVNTHLLDLLGSQNRGTSAYVKPGEDIEAEVSAFYTQVSHPVLSELKLTYDGISISDMYPRVLPDLFKGSQIVQFGRYAGSGTAPIELTGTTNGERMTFSRQVEFPGEAAEHNFLPRLWATRKIGFLLNQIRLNGEVKELVEEIVSLSRTYGIITPYTSFLIVEDTPPGPFALPTGFADQQGADAVAASEATRDMARAVAAPSPNVVSREGGVRTVGTKTFYLRDGVWKDAGYTEGEPVIEYRFGSNRYFKLLDQFPDMGPYLALGTDVIVKNRGVVYRIWERINSLDKHRIDFSGDGRVDFSDFLLFAQGYRKAEGESGYNAAYDLDGSKYVDFQDFMIFSSLYGMQ